CGATCGCCCTCGTGATCGCGCTCGTGGTCCGCACGCTGCTTCTTCAGGCGTTCAAGATCCCCTCCAGTTCGATGGAGAACACGTTGCTCGTGGGGGACCACATCTTCGTGAACAAGTTCATCTACGGGTACCACATCCCCTGGACGAAGGGGCGGATCCTCCGGATCGCATCCCCGAAGCGGGGGGACATCATCGTGTTCGTCTTCCCCGAGGATCCGTCCAAGGATTTCATCAAGCGGGTGGTGGGAACTCCCGGAGACGTCGTGGAGGTCCGCCGGAAAACGGTCCTGGTCAACGGCGCGCCGATCGCCGAGCCGTACACGCGGTTCGCCGACGGGATGGAAATCGAGGGGTTCGTCCGCACCCGGGACAACATGCCCCCGGTGCGGGTGCCCGACGGGAAGCTGTTCGTGATGGGGGACAACCGGGACCGGTCGTACGACTCCCGCTTCTGGGGATTCGTGGACATGGACGCGGTGATCGGGAAGGCTCTCTTCATCTATTTCTCGATCGACTGGCACCGCGGATTCCCCTGGTACGAGGCGTGGCACTGGCCGGAGATGATCCGCTGGGAGCGTATCGGACACGCGCTGCGCTGATCCGCCGAACGACCCGTTCGTTACGGGTTGACGGCGCGCCGCCATCGGGGGTATCATCTCGAATGGCCTTTTAAGCTAATCCCGCGAGGTTAGCAAAGGATGACACGGACGAAACGACCGCAACGCCTCTCCGCGCCGCCGGAGAGGCTTTTTTTATGTCCCGAAGTTTCCCGTCCGGGGACGAAAGGTGGAACCCCATGAAGAAAGCCGCCGCCAAGACCATCCTCGACGGGAAGGGAGTGGAACGTGCCCTTTCGCGCCTGACCCACGAGATCCTGGAAAAGAACAAGGGGGCCTCCGAGATCGTCCTCGTCGGGATCGCATCCGGAGGAATCCCGCTGTCGCGGGTGATCCGGAGGAAGATCCAGACGATCGAGGGTGTCGACGTTCCCGCGGGCTTCGTGGACATCACCCTCTACCGCGACGACCTCGGGAAGTCGGGGTACCAGGCCCGGATGAAGCGCACCGAGATACCGTTCTCGATCAACGAGAAGAAGGTGATCCTGGTGGACGACGTCCTCTACACCGGGCGGACGATCCGCGCCGCCATGGACGCCCTGATGGATTTCGGGCGGCCGAGGAACATCCAGCTCGCCGTCCTCGTGGACCGCGGGCACCGGGAGCTGCCCATCCGCGCGGATTACGTCGGACGGAACGTGCCGACGTCCCGGTCCGAAACCGTCGAGGTCCGGGTCGAGGGGGAACCGGACGACTGGAAGGTGGTTCTCAACGAAACGCCCGGGAAAGGGGAGTAGCGGATGGAATGGAGGCGGAAACACGTGCTCGGTCTGGCCGACTTCCGGCCGGAGGAGATCGAGTTCGCCATCGACACCGCGCGCTCGATGGAGGAGGTGCTCACGCGGGACATCAAGAAGGTCCCCGCGCTTCGGGGAAAGACGGTCGTGAACCTGTTCTTCGAGCCGAGCACCCGGACGCGGACCTCCTTCGAGATCGCCGGGAAGCGGCTGTCCGCGGACGTGGTGAACTTCAGCTCCTCGACGTCGAGCATCACCAAGGGGGAAACGCTCCTGGACACCGCGAGGAACATCGAGGCGATGAAGCCGGGCATCCTGGTGATGCGGCACCCCGCCTCCGGCGCCGCCGAATTCCTTTCGAAGCACGTCTCGTGCTCGGTCATCAACGCGGGCGACGGCGCCAACGAGCACCCCTCGCAAGGCCTGCTCGACCTCTACACGATCCTCAAGGCAAAGGGGAGGATCGCGGGCTTGAAGATCGCGATGGTGGGAGACATCCTCCACAGCCGCGTCGTCCGGTCGGACCTGCACTCCCTCGGGCGGATGGGAGCGAACATGTGGCTTTGCGGCCCCGCGACGCTTTTGCCCCGCGAAATGGGCCGGACCGGGGCGATCCTCACGAGCGACATCCGGGAGGCGGTCCACGGGGCCGACGTCGTGATCATGCTGAGGATCCAGCTGGAGAGGCAAAAAACATCGTATTTCCCGTCCCTTAGGGAGTATTCAAAGAGGTACGGCTTGAACAGGGCCGTGTTCTCCCACGCCAAGGAGGATGCGGTCATCATGCACCCGGGACCCATCAACCGCGGCGTGGAACTCACCGACGAGCTCGCCGACTGCGACCGGTCGCTGGTGCTCTCCCAGGTCGAGTCCGGAGTCGCCGTCCGGATGGCTCTCCTCTACCTTCTCGCCGGAGGTTCCCATGCTGCTCATTAAGGGAGGACGCGTGATCGACCCCTCCTCCCGCCGCGACGGGATCGGACACCTGGTGATCGATGGAGGGAAGATCCTCGATTTCCTCCCGGGCGATCCCCCGAAAGGGTTCCAGGGAACGGTGATCCACGCCGATGGAAAGTGGGTGACGCCGGGCCTGGTGGACATGCACGTGCACCTCCGGGAGCCCGGCTTCGAATGGAAGGAGGACATCCGCTCGGGAACCGCCGCCGCCGCCGCCGGCGGTTTCACCTCCGTGGCGTGCATGGCCAACACGAAACCCGTGAACGACAACCCCGAGGTCACCCGGTTCATACTGGAGAAGGCCGCGCGGGAAGGTTCCGTGTCGGTGTTCCCCGTGGCGGCGGTGACCCGGGGTCTCGAGGGGAAGGAGATG
The sequence above is a segment of the Deltaproteobacteria bacterium genome. Coding sequences within it:
- the lepB gene encoding signal peptidase I encodes the protein IALVIALVVRTLLLQAFKIPSSSMENTLLVGDHIFVNKFIYGYHIPWTKGRILRIASPKRGDIIVFVFPEDPSKDFIKRVVGTPGDVVEVRRKTVLVNGAPIAEPYTRFADGMEIEGFVRTRDNMPPVRVPDGKLFVMGDNRDRSYDSRFWGFVDMDAVIGKALFIYFSIDWHRGFPWYEAWHWPEMIRWERIGHALR
- the pyrR gene encoding bifunctional pyr operon transcriptional regulator/uracil phosphoribosyltransferase PyrR; this encodes MKKAAAKTILDGKGVERALSRLTHEILEKNKGASEIVLVGIASGGIPLSRVIRRKIQTIEGVDVPAGFVDITLYRDDLGKSGYQARMKRTEIPFSINEKKVILVDDVLYTGRTIRAAMDALMDFGRPRNIQLAVLVDRGHRELPIRADYVGRNVPTSRSETVEVRVEGEPDDWKVVLNETPGKGE
- a CDS encoding aspartate carbamoyltransferase catalytic subunit — encoded protein: MEWRRKHVLGLADFRPEEIEFAIDTARSMEEVLTRDIKKVPALRGKTVVNLFFEPSTRTRTSFEIAGKRLSADVVNFSSSTSSITKGETLLDTARNIEAMKPGILVMRHPASGAAEFLSKHVSCSVINAGDGANEHPSQGLLDLYTILKAKGRIAGLKIAMVGDILHSRVVRSDLHSLGRMGANMWLCGPATLLPREMGRTGAILTSDIREAVHGADVVIMLRIQLERQKTSYFPSLREYSKRYGLNRAVFSHAKEDAVIMHPGPINRGVELTDELADCDRSLVLSQVESGVAVRMALLYLLAGGSHAAH